A single region of the Eleginops maclovinus isolate JMC-PN-2008 ecotype Puerto Natales chromosome 16, JC_Emac_rtc_rv5, whole genome shotgun sequence genome encodes:
- the apnl gene encoding actinoporin-like protein has product MESAEAVAADVHSKRSVTIEISNITNNYCLIKPRVYLENGETYNPPQPTVRPLKTEVCTFSKSGGKVTGAIGVMTYDLFERSQNDYIETLAIMFSVPWDYNLYKNWFAVGIYKKGQICDKELYKQMYYEKKQQEHGFVREESTGSGINYVGNYIDVRATMSPLGNAVMKVELWDKLFTPMGQQTY; this is encoded by the exons ATGGAGTCAGCTGAAGCTGTAGCGGCCGATGTGCACAGCAAGAGAAGTGTTACCATTGAAATCTCAAATATCACTAACAACTACTGCCTCATCAAACCAAG AGTGTACCTTGAGAATGGGGAGACATACAACCCACCTCAACCTACAGTCCGCCCTCTCAAGACAGAAGTCTGCACTTTCTCTAAGTCTGGCGGCAAAGTAACCGGTGCAATTGGTGTGATGACCTACGACCTGTTCGAGAGGTCGCAGAATGACTACATTGAGACGCTGGCCATCATGTTCTCCGTTCCATGGGACTACAACCTTTACAAGAACTGGTTCGCAGTGGGCATCTATAAAAAGGGCCAAATCTGTGATAAAGAGttatacaaacaaatgtacTATGAGAAAAAACAGCAGGAGCACGGGTTTGTCAGGGAAGAGTCCACTGGGTCAGGTATCAATTACGTGGGCAACTATATAGATGTCAGGGCCACCATGAGCCCCCTGGGCAATGCTGTGATGAAGGTGGAGTTGTGGGATAAACTTTTCACACCAATGGGCCAGCAGACGTACTAG
- the LOC134878447 gene encoding bryoporin-like — translation MVFAHFSVDTPVLVLEQALWTVGVITHGRHSPPLCWICEKGNLTLPSTTCVLTPKAKMTENAEAVSATLTTNRNCTIEITNLSAGYCLINPKVYMSSGFCHHPPQPTIRTARTEVCSFTKDDNTATGAVGLLTYDLFHMQSRVCSERMAIMFSVPYDQNLYNNRLAVGMLEQSIACDKQLYNMLYDGKDLTKFVRSESHGNGLEYHATYVDLRATMSAIGKAIVKLELYDKMGR, via the exons ATGGTGTTTGCTCACTTCTCGGTGGACACGCCTGTGCTTGTGTTGGAACAAGCACTGTGGACTGTAGGTGTAATCACACACGGGAGACACTCTCCACCTCTCTGCTGGATCTGTGAAAAAGGGAACTTGACGCTGCCTAGCACGACTTGTGTGTTAACTCCAAAAG CCAAGATGACAGAAAATGCAGAAGCCGTGTCAGCCACTCTCACCACCAACAGAAACTGCACCATAGAAATCACCAACCTCAGCGCTGGCTACTGCCTCATCAACCCCAA GGTATACATGTCAAGTGGATTCTGTCACCACCCGCCCCAGCCTACGATTCGGACTGCAAGGACCGAAGTGTGCTCCTTCACCAAGGACGACAACACTGCCACTGGCGCAGTCGGCCTGCTGACCTACGACCTGTTCCATATGCAGAGCCGGGTTTGCTCCGAGCGCATGGCCATCATGTTCTCTGTGCCCTATGACCAAAACCTGTACAACAACCGGCTGGCCGTGGGAATGTTGGAGCAATCTATTGCCTGCGACAAGCAGCTGTACAACATGCTGTATGATGGGAAAGACCTCACTAAGTTTGTCCGCTCAGAGTCACACGGGAATGGGCTGGAATACCATGCTACTTATGTTGATTTGAGGGCTACAATGTCTGCTATTGGCAAAGCAATTGTTAAACTTGAGCTCTATGATAAAATGGGTCGTTAG